A region of Porites lutea chromosome 13, jaPorLute2.1, whole genome shotgun sequence DNA encodes the following proteins:
- the LOC140922932 gene encoding uncharacterized protein yields the protein MLCLKHIEGRTYDPSLQPEKVLLKPTVTRFGRCNESSDVVIDSSVSPLMISRLHAEIRFVDGKYRIDCKGMNGMIVNQKKRSSAVLCEGDEIVFGGIGVKKKVKEGQIVRSYDSELVYVFVEVRPSSSEEPDSLGEGTSDGKVRRRSKRKQPVSTSEELLLSDLPVDKNKKSKKRGKEVSKDQDVECEKDSHEETRDNEKDGRSKKYLADLNEELLCCICRELMVLSHTLPCSHTFCYSCIRDWLSHSGNCPNCRASTQLKLAVPVKVLDNTIDKVAAEVLTAEELKERELKKQEMSEEVKKKKVEVLTVSSESDSDSDDSVDLDFLLWDGVHFHLDYCYSVEHARSGRARCRTCFAPIAFRSLRWIVDFKTRWEHLPQTHFHHLECFLPPPSITYDYLAFSPQLSREEKRQVRDMMEAR from the exons ATGTTATGCCTGAAACATATCGAAGGAAGAACTTATGACCCGTCACTCCAGCCAGAAAAAGTTTTGCTCAAGCCAACAGTTACACGTTTTGGTCGTTGCAATGAAAGCTCAGATGTTGTTATCGATAGTTCAGTCTCTCCCTTGATGATAAGTCGTTTACACGCGGAAATTCGTTTCGTTGATGGAAAATATAGAATTGATTGCAAAGGAATGAACGGAATGATTGTAAATCAAAAGAAGCGGAGTTCAGCTGTGCTTTGCGAAGGAGATGAGATTGTTTTCGGTGGCATCGGTGTtaagaaaaaagttaaagaaggaCAGATAGTGCGGTCTTATGATTCAGAGCTGGTGTATGTTTTTGTGGAGGTACGTCCCAGCAGCTCTGAAGAGCCAGATTCTCTTGGTGAAGGCACTAGTGATGGTAAAGTACGTCGTCGAAGCAAACGAAAACAGCCTGTATCGACAAGTGAAGAGTTATTATTAAG TGACCTCCCAGTGGATAAGAACAAGAAGTCCAAGAAAAGAGGTAAAGAG GTTTCAAAAGATCAGGATGTAGAATGTGAAAAAGATAGTCACGAAGAAACCAGGGATAATGAAAAAG ATGGGAGATCCAAAAAATACCTGGCAGATCTGAATGAGGAGCTGTTATGTTGTATCTGCCGTGAACTGATGGTCTTATCTCACACACTGCCATGCTCACACACCTTTTGTTACAGCTGCATCAGGGACTGGCTTAG TCATTCAGGTAACTGTCCAAACTGTAGAGCAAGCACTCAGTTGAAATTAGCAGTGCCAGTCAAG GTGCTGGACAATACCATTGATAAGGTGGCTGCAGAGGTTCTTACAGCAGAGGaattaaaagaaagagaacttAAAAAACAG gAGATGTCTGAggaagttaaaaagaaaaaggttgaGGTGTTAACAGTTTCTTCAGAAAG TGATAGTGACTCAGATGATAGCGTTGACCTGGATTTTTTGCTGTGGGATGGAGTG CACTTTCATTTGGACTATTGTTACAGTGTTGAGCATGCTCGCAGTGGTCGTGCCAGGTGCAGAACTTGCTTCGCCCCCATTGCTTTCAG ATCTCTTCGATGGATTGTTGACTTCAAAACAAGATGGGAGCATTTACCACAAACCCACTTTCATCATTTGGAATGTTTTTTACCTCCACCTTCTATCACATATGATTAT CTTGCCTTCTCACCCCAACTGtcaagagaagagaagagacaAGTGAGGGACATGATGGAAGCACGCTAA